The genomic window CGAAACGCGAGACGCCGTTGTCGATGCACCACTGCAGGGGCTGGTAGTAGCAGGCGTCGAAATGGAGGCAGTCGACACGTTCGAGCGCGCCCCAATAGCGGCCGTACGCCGCGACCGGCGCATCGATGCCGCTTGCACCGTTCTCAGCGGCCGCAGAAAGCGCAATGAGGCTGGTGGCGATCGGCTTGCCCGCGCGTTCAGCAACGAAAAGCACCCACGCCTCCGGCAGCGTGTCGGCCATGCAGCGGAAGAAGTCGCGGGTGAGGTAGGGCGCGTTGCCGTGTTCCCGATAAGTGCGCGCATAGCAGCGATAGAAAAAATCCCAGTCGGCGGTGGAAATATCGGCGCCGCGTGACCAGCGAAAGCTGACCCCCGCATCAGCCACCTTGCGGCGCTCCTGTCGGATCTTCTTGCGCTTGTCGTGCGACAGGCTGGCCAGAAACGCGTCGAAATTCGGATATCCGGGTTCGGTGTTTGTCCAATGAAATTGAACGGTGTGGCGCAGCATGAGTCCGGCTTCGGCGCAGGCGGCAATGTCTTCGTCGGCACCGAAAAGGAGATGCAACGACGAAAGTTCTTCCTGCTTGCACCACTGAACCAACCCGTGAACCATCAAGGTGCGGCTCTTCGCATCGCGCG from Variovorax sp. PAMC28562 includes these protein-coding regions:
- a CDS encoding GNAT family N-acetyltransferase, translated to MTDLVLHIHSSPAEIDAKAWNDLLALQPNPSPFMRHEYLAALHESESATPESGWTAAFVTLRRGKRLEGACPVYVKDHSYGEYVFDWAWANAYEQHGLKYYPKALVAVPFTPVPGARLLARDAKSRTLMVHGLVQWCKQEELSSLHLLFGADEDIAACAEAGLMLRHTVQFHWTNTEPGYPNFDAFLASLSHDKRKKIRQERRKVADAGVSFRWSRGADISTADWDFFYRCYARTYREHGNAPYLTRDFFRCMADTLPEAWVLFVAERAGKPIATSLIALSAAAENGASGIDAPVAAYGRYWGALERVDCLHFDACYYQPLQWCIDNGVSRFEGGAQGEHKMARALMPVKTTSAHWLAHPSFADAVERFLEREGAGIENYMDHLGERSPFKAS